ATGAGAAGCGAGGGAACGAGAATTTTCTTCTGCACGCATTCACCCCTTTTCAAATCGTAATGTCTTTGGCCAAGACGGCGTTCAGGCGGTATCCAGCCCTGACAGTGATGGTCGGCTTCACATTCAGGTTTTTCTCGATGATTTTCGACATGGTATTTGTGATGGCGTCCACGGCCCCGGCCGCAGCGGCCTGGGCGGCGTCGCCTGCCTGCCCGGTGGCGGCTGCCGTGGCGGCGGAAACGATGGCGGAGAGTATGGCGGCGTTCACCGTCCGGTTCGTGTGGTGGTCCACTCGGTCCCTGAATCCTGCGGCACCGGCCGCGTCAGCACCGTAGCCGGCCAGGTTTACCTGCCGGCCGTCCGGCAGGATGATTCTTTCGAAGTCAATTTTCAGCCGCTCTTGGGCGTAGGCCAGGTCAGTGTCATATTTTCCTACCAGCCGCGACCCGGCGGGTATAAGCACAAAATTCCCTGTGCTTGAGTCGTAAACGTCTTGCGTGACCATCGCCACCACCACGCCAGGGGCGTCGCTCGAAATGGCCTGCATCAGCACGGCCGGGATGACCGTACCGGCCAAGAGTACGCGGCCGGTGGTTTCTACCGCTTGGCTGGCGGTGGCCTTTGCCTGGCCGGCGTCGGCACTGTAGACCATGATTTTGCTTCGTCGAGCGTCTTCCTCTGCTTTCTGCTGGGCCTGCTGCGCCTGCCAGGCGCTTTGGCTGGCGGCGAACTGCTGGACCTGCCAACTGCCTGTGGCCGGCAGGCTGGGCGGCGGAATGAAGGCTGGCGGCGTCGTCGGCATGGTCGGCTGCCGGACCGGCTGCTGCGGCAGGGCGGCCGGGTTCATTGCCGTCGGCAGTTGCCCGGCTGGCAGCTGCTGGCTTGGAATTTGAAGCGGCAGTTGCCCTGGTGGCTGTTGGGGCTGGCTTGGTTTTTTCTCGTCGGTTTTTGGCGTTTGCCAAATGGTCGAGATTTGCTGCTCCCGTTGTTGCGCGAGCGGTGAGCTGGAGCTAGAAGAAAATATTGAGTACCCTACGACACTGGTCACGCCGACGGCGGCAGCCGCAGCAGCCGCCAGGAGCCATTTTTTCACGCCGACATAGCGTTGGGAAAAATCGGGGTCGTCATATTCGTCGTCGCTTTCGTCGTCATCGAGGCCGTCGTCGGCGTATTCGTCGTCGCCGTCGGCGGCGTCGTCGGTTTCTACGTCGTTGTCTTCATCTTCGTATTCCTCGTCCTCGTATTCGTCCTCGTCAGCAGTGCGGCGGCGAAAACGGAATAGGTTCAGCACACTTTCACCTCCTGATCTTTATCTCACCCTTTACGTTTTCCCAAATAACGGTCAAGCTATCGAAAATATCGTTATCAATTACCAAAAATTGGTTTTTGTAGCGCGCATTCACGGCCACGTCTTTACCCAGAATTTTTGCTGCAATACTGGGAATTTCTGGGAAGTTAGGATTGAGCTCGATGAGCGTCTTTTTCACGCCGAAGCCGCGGATTCGGTATACGCCGGCCGGTTTCAGCCGCGGGTCGCCAGTGTAGGTGTAATCGCAAACGACGGCGTAGGTCCGGGGGTCGAGGTCGATGCGATTTTCGTCTTTTGCCACCGGGGCGGCGGCAGGGAGGACAACGTCAGGGTCATAGTTTTGGTCTGATGTTACGAGGTAGAGGTGATACCGCTCATTATTGGTAATTACTACCAAATCCGTATTTATGACCGACTGCGTTGGTTTTATGTAAATTACATTGTCAACTATTTCCAGCATCAACTTCGTTGAATCGCCGGCGAGGACGTTCCGCACGATAAGCGGTTGGGAAAACCAAATCTGTGTAAGAAAGCCTGGTTTGAGACAGATTTTTCCTTCGTTCTCGACCAGCCGGGCGGCAAAAGCTTGGGCGGGGAGAAAAAAGAGCGCCAGCATCAGAACCAGGAGGCGATGCATATTAGTTCACCTCCGCTGTCACTGAAAAATCAGTGACGACAAGGCCCAACGGGTTTCGCATGATTTGCGCCTGCGGCCACTTCGTTATGTCCATCCGCTTGAGCGTGATGATCGCGACGTACTTCTGCTGCTGTGCCAGCCCGCCTGTGCGGCTGGCCAGGCGATCCACGAAACGAACCTGATACGAGTCTTTCGAAAGCTGCGAAATACTGAGGATTTCAACGTATGCAACGTAGTCACGCGACAGCTGAGCGCGGCCGTCGATGACATTTTGAATTTTTTTTGCGACAGCGTCAGAAAGAAATGCGCGAACGTCAGTGATGTTTGCGCGATTCAATTCAGCGTCAGCGGAAATGGTGTAGATTTTTCGCACGAAATCGCTGAGGAAGTATGAAATCACCTGCGTCGACGGTGAATATGAATTTCGTGAGATGTCTACCACCTTCGTGACTTGACCGTCAGCAACTTCGGCGACATAAACGTACGAGTTCACGCTGCTGACGTAGTACACCAGCGCCCCGCCGAGTATTGCCGCGACGGCGGCGAAAATCAGTGCCGCATTGCGCCAGGCGGTGGCAACCACGACTACCTGGCCGACTCGCCGGTCCCATTCATTTTGCGCTGCTTTGTACCGGTCCATTTGCCCCTCCTTTTTTCACGGTTTTTAAAAAAATTCATGGTCAGAATTTCACCTTCTTTTTCTCGGTTTTTTGAAAATTCGTATGTAAAAAGTTTAGTTTTTTGTGTTCAAAAAACGCAAAAAATCAGTGCATTTTGGCAAATTCCCATTTTTTTAATTTCAAAAAAAGACCGGGCGATTTTCGCCCGGTTTCATTTTGATTTTTTTAAAAAATGGAGGTGAAAAATTACCCGGCATGATGGCGGAAAACCGATGTTTTCAAAAAAGAATGATGGATGAATTTCATCCGGCAGTTTTCCGTGAAAATGCGTGTTTCAGAGAAAAAGTACGCTGAAATTTTGCAATATACGGTTTTCGGTCAGTAGACTATCAGTAGCGTCAGGTCATGTAATGCTCACTTAGGCGTTTCTCACAGAGTGAGAAACGCAATTCGCCGCCTGGGACGGCGGCGAACTCAACTGCGTTGCCAAAAAACCGCGAAAAAAGGAGAAGAACATGGCTACCTATCACTTCGAGATGAAACCTGCTTCCCAACTCCTAGCTAGCGCCCAGGCAAAATACGAGTACATCACCCGCACCGGCCGCTACCGCGCTGGTCAGCGGAAAAATGACCTCATCCACGTGGAAAGTCAGAATATGCCGGAATGGGCAAAAGAAAACCCGGCCGAGTTTTGGGAGGCGGCCGACCGCTATGAGCGGGCGAACGGAAATACCTACCGCCAAATCATCGCTGCGCTGCCGGTGGAGCTCACGCACGAGGAGCATGTGGAACTGGTCCGCGAATTCGTCCAGAAACACCTCACCAACCACACAGTGACGTTCGCGATCCATGAAAACGCAGCTTTCCTGGCCACGGCGCTGGGCGACAACTTCGACGGGGAACACATTCTACAGAAAAACCCTCATGTCCACATCATTTTTTCGGAGCGCGTGAACGACGGCATCGAGCGGCCGGCGGAGCAGTATTTTCGCAGATACAACCCAAAACAGCCTGAACTCGGCGGGGCGAAAAAGGAACGCTCTTGGTCCTCCTTGGACCGAGCGGGAAAACTTCGCGAGTTGCGCGAGTCATGGACTGAAATCCAAAACCGTGCCCTGGAGCGGGCCGGCCATGAGGCCCGCGTCGACCACCGCACCCTGGCCGAGCAGGGCGTCGACCGCGAGCCAGAGCCTCGCATCCCTGTTCTCTACCTGCGGCAGGAGGTGCGGGAAGCGATTCGCTATGCTTGGACAGGCCGGAGTTTCGTCGAAATGGAAGAAAAACGGCGGGAATACATCCAGTCCCGCGGTGACATTCGCCTTCAGCTGATTTTCCTTCGCCGCCAGCTGGCCGGCGTGGAGAGAAGCCTCAGTCACGCCCAGGCCCAGGCGGTGGCCAATTCCCTCGAACTCATCGACCGCCGCGCCACCGCTCCCGCGCTGATGGCCATCGAGCAGGCCCCGGCACACATCCTGCGCCGATTGCCGGCGCACCCCGCGGCAGCAAGCCGCCTGCTGGCGCCAGAGCGCCCGGCGCAAGAGCGCCTCACGCAGTCGACATCCAGCCGCGTGGAAGGGGAAAGGCAGCCAGCGTCGCAAGCTCCGCAGCCTGCCCCAGAGCCAGCCCGGCAGCAGCTGGACCCGGCAAAATACTACTCGAAAGAGGAAATCCTGGCCATCGTCGAAGGACAGGTGCGACGGTTTGAACAGCTTATTTCCCAATACATGGAAAACGCAAAGAAACTGGAAAAAGAAAAAGTCAGGACAGACGAGCAATGTCGGGGCATTGCCCTGGCGCGGGCAACAAAGGGGATATACACAAAAGTCAAAAACCTAGAAAAAGAAGGAAAAGAGGACACAGAAGAATATCGTGCGCTGCGAAATCAACTGGGTGAAATGCTGAAAAAGCCAGCGGTTCAAAAGAAAGCGCTGGAAGTGTTTTCGCGCGTGCAAGCTGACAGCCGAGCTACACAAGAATTAGTGATGGGCTACATAAACAGCATAAAGCTGTTGGGCGAGTCTACTGCGAAACTGCTGGCCATACGGGAAAAACTGGTCCATGCCGATGTCCAGATCAGCCGTCAGGTCCGGCCCCACGACGTTCTCCAGAGCCTCTCGAAGGCCCTGGAAAAAGCAGAAGCCGGCCGCAGCCAGGGCCGCAGCCGGGTCCAGGTCCGACTGGGCGATGACGACGACCGGCGACGTGGGCATGGGCGAGAGTTTTAATCACATTTTATTTGTGATTAAGCATATCATAGCCCAGCAGTTTCGGGTCTACGGGTTTCTTTACTTTCACCTTTTTTATATTGGCGGCGGCCGTGGCGATGGCATCGGCCAGGTCGCGGTCGCCAGCTAACACCGCCAGCGTTTCGGCGTGTTCGAGGTATGCGGCGACATCTTTTTTTACTTCTTCAGCTTTTGGTCGGTCCAGCTCGTCAATTTTAGCTGCCAGCCTTTTTGTTTCGTCATAATCAGAAATGTAATTAGACAGCTCTTTTTTGGCGGTAATGGGGTCGGAGGCAAGATAGATACTGGTATTGACCACCCGTTTTGTATCTTTGTCCCACCGCGACGACTTCAGATAAAAGGCGTTTTTACGTTTTTCAATATACATAATCACACCTCGACATATGATTATAAATTAATCATAATATATTTTGTGATTATATGCAAGACAAAACAAAACACCTGGTTGGCCAGGTGTTTTAAGGATTTATTTTATATATACCAGCTATACCTGCAAAGAATTTATCCATGCACTTATTTGTAGCTTCAACGGTAGCGTGTTTTGGACTTACTCCTCCAAAAATGCCTATTGTTACGGCAGAAGATGAACCTTGTTCAGCTAAAACTTGATTAAATACGTATTCGCCTTTTTTCACATCAACATATTTAGCCTTCATGGCTAAGTCAATTTTTATTTTGCCCGCACCTACGCCAATTCCAAAACCGCTTGCGCCAGCTTTAATCGGTTCTAATGAGAAAAACATAATATAATCGGCGTCAAACTTTTTGCCGAGAGCTATTAGTTCATTTAGAACAGGAGCATCATAATTCTCGAAAGGGAATTCTTTAACCGTTTTATCAATTTTTTCGCCTTTTAATAATATAAATTTGTCGGCGGAAAATTGTTTTTCAACCCGCTCATTTATAGTTTCTATAGCGGCAGTACTGTATTTTTTGTGTAGTCCTGAACGATCAACTATAGGCAAAAAAACAACTTTAGGTCGGGTATCATCTTGTTGATTAAACTTAAAATTAAAGTTATATTCATCAGTAGTTGGGTTTGCATATACAAAATTTGTCAAAAATAATAAACATAATAGTGCAATCAATAACAGTTTCTTTTGATTAATTTGATTAAAAAGATTCATGTCACAATATCCTCCTTTTCACTGTTTTGATTTAATTTTTTGTTAGCTTAAGCTGTCTATAATTAAATCCCTCCCGTTTTTAATAGTCTTAAATAATTTTATTTTTCAATAAATCTAGTTTTTTCCTGCAGATATGCAAAAAAAATTAACGTAGTTACCCAGATAAAGCCGCCAATGTGTATTAGAAACTTTCAAAATAAAAATCTCTGGGGAATTCCCAGAGATTT
This sequence is a window from Sporolituus thermophilus DSM 23256. Protein-coding genes within it:
- a CDS encoding TrbG/VirB9 family P-type conjugative transfer protein, encoding MHRLLVLMLALFFLPAQAFAARLVENEGKICLKPGFLTQIWFSQPLIVRNVLAGDSTKLMLEIVDNVIYIKPTQSVINTDLVVITNNERYHLYLVTSDQNYDPDVVLPAAAPVAKDENRIDLDPRTYAVVCDYTYTGDPRLKPAGVYRIRGFGVKKTLIELNPNFPEIPSIAAKILGKDVAVNARYKNQFLVIDNDIFDSLTVIWENVKGEIKIRR
- a CDS encoding type IV secretion system protein — its product is MDRYKAAQNEWDRRVGQVVVVATAWRNAALIFAAVAAILGGALVYYVSSVNSYVYVAEVADGQVTKVVDISRNSYSPSTQVISYFLSDFVRKIYTISADAELNRANITDVRAFLSDAVAKKIQNVIDGRAQLSRDYVAYVEILSISQLSKDSYQVRFVDRLASRTGGLAQQQKYVAIITLKRMDITKWPQAQIMRNPLGLVVTDFSVTAEVN
- a CDS encoding MobA/MobL family protein, with protein sequence MATYHFEMKPASQLLASAQAKYEYITRTGRYRAGQRKNDLIHVESQNMPEWAKENPAEFWEAADRYERANGNTYRQIIAALPVELTHEEHVELVREFVQKHLTNHTVTFAIHENAAFLATALGDNFDGEHILQKNPHVHIIFSERVNDGIERPAEQYFRRYNPKQPELGGAKKERSWSSLDRAGKLRELRESWTEIQNRALERAGHEARVDHRTLAEQGVDREPEPRIPVLYLRQEVREAIRYAWTGRSFVEMEEKRREYIQSRGDIRLQLIFLRRQLAGVERSLSHAQAQAVANSLELIDRRATAPALMAIEQAPAHILRRLPAHPAAASRLLAPERPAQERLTQSTSSRVEGERQPASQAPQPAPEPARQQLDPAKYYSKEEILAIVEGQVRRFEQLISQYMENAKKLEKEKVRTDEQCRGIALARATKGIYTKVKNLEKEGKEDTEEYRALRNQLGEMLKKPAVQKKALEVFSRVQADSRATQELVMGYINSIKLLGESTAKLLAIREKLVHADVQISRQVRPHDVLQSLSKALEKAEAGRSQGRSRVQVRLGDDDDRRRGHGREF
- a CDS encoding TrbI/VirB10 family protein; protein product: MKKWLLAAAAAAAVGVTSVVGYSIFSSSSSSPLAQQREQQISTIWQTPKTDEKKPSQPQQPPGQLPLQIPSQQLPAGQLPTAMNPAALPQQPVRQPTMPTTPPAFIPPPSLPATGSWQVQQFAASQSAWQAQQAQQKAEEDARRSKIMVYSADAGQAKATASQAVETTGRVLLAGTVIPAVLMQAISSDAPGVVVAMVTQDVYDSSTGNFVLIPAGSRLVGKYDTDLAYAQERLKIDFERIILPDGRQVNLAGYGADAAGAAGFRDRVDHHTNRTVNAAILSAIVSAATAAATGQAGDAAQAAAAGAVDAITNTMSKIIEKNLNVKPTITVRAGYRLNAVLAKDITI